In the Bombus pyrosoma isolate SC7728 linkage group LG15, ASM1482585v1, whole genome shotgun sequence genome, one interval contains:
- the LOC122576052 gene encoding uncharacterized protein LOC122576052, giving the protein MISDSNKVTNVEVKNENDISTSEVIQTNDDNDQNLNTSTIAKVDDETMVSSEISTSNKALYSFCKEKSIVNALTVEDVGTLEIQTEIKNNAYGITLLPNSAERHFDKLMDALSRVVLEVAQCPKNRPNIGDLLYGKKMNEDWVRGYVVSQLPFLKMAIIDEAKIETINDIATCDKIISDIYAFGALCEVTDARYKFEEGDVCEFEVPGQTHNKEGGFEILIHTDDVKVKATVKPWIPTPEEIGVQCAEVNNETEVCVTGYRNHIHLFVRPINTVGLEHYNHVMQTVAKCAEKSPFLRQPPGIGDMVIAQSADENYYRAYVTRVEDGRITILYLDLGRKEVTDMKKLKILPDNLKKLQYCMTKVVLKDVPRDIPLIKEIDDYLAHIVTTKVPLLCIYDGIPSIDGVYLKFRDGESVNNMICKFLKPKPKEAAE; this is encoded by the exons ATGATATCGGATTCCAACAAAGTAACTAATGTTGAAGTTAAAAATGAGAATGATATATCAACATCAGAAGTAATTCAGACAAATGATGATAATGATCAAAATCTAAATACCTCAACTATTGCAAAAGTTGATGATGAAACTATGGTTTCTTCAGAAATATCCACTAGTAATAAAGCATTATACTCTTTCtgcaaagaaaaaagtatagtGAATGCTTTAACTGTTGAAGACGTGGGTACTCTCGAAATTCAGAcggaaataaagaataatgcatatggtattacattattgcCTAATAGTGCAGAACGTcactttgataaattaatggaCGCATTATCTAGAGTGGTACTGGAAGTGGCTCAATGTCCAAAAAATAG acCAAATATAGGAGATTTATTATATGgtaaaaaaatgaacgaagaTTGGGTTAGGGGATATGTTGTATCTCAGCTACCATTCTTAAAAATGGCTATTATAGATGAAGCTAAAATAGAGACAATTAATGACATTGCTACATGTGATAAAATCatttcagatatttatgcatttggTGCACTATGTGAAGTAACTGACGCTAGGTATAAATTTGAA GAAGGTGATGTGTGTGAGTTTGAAGTACCAGGCCAAACGCATAATAAGGAAGGcggatttgaaatattaattcatacaGATGATGTTAAGGTAAAAGCTACTGTAAAGCCTTGGATTCCAACGCCTGAAGAAATAGGAGTACAGTGCGCTGAAGTGAATAATGAAACTGAG GTGTGCGTTACTGGTTATCGAAATCATATACATCTGTTTGTTCGTCCCATAAATACTGTAGGTTTGGAACACTATAACCATGTTATGCAAACTGTTGCAAAATGCGCTgaaaaat cTCCATTTTTAAGACAACCACCAGGTATTGGGGATATGGTAATAGCTCAGTCAGCTgacgaaaattattatcgtgcATATGTTACTAGGGTAGAAGATGGtagaattacaattttatatcttgATCTTGGTAGAAAAGAAGTTACAGATATGAAGAAACTTAAGATCTTACCTGATAATTTGAAGAAG ctCCAATATTGTATGACAAAGGTCGTACTAAAAGATGTTCCTAGAGATATTCCtctgataaaagaaatagatgATTATCTGGCTCACATAGTAACAACTAAAGTTCCTctgttatgtatatatgatgGTATACCTTCCATAGACGGTGTATATCTGAAATTTCGTGATGGAGAAAGCGTTAATAATATGATATGTAAATTTCTCAAGCCAAAACCTAAGGAAGCTGCTgagtaa
- the LOC122576068 gene encoding uncharacterized protein LOC122576068 gives MASNKCNKVTNVEVQNMMNASTSGVIRLNPNRNPNISTIAKVDDETVVSSDLFAYNPAKYSFCREKSIVNILKIGESGALEFLSEIRSGVYSIAIWPKSADSAYEKLLDQLDLVIPEATQWKNRRPNIGDFVFGQKLDGDWVRGYVICVLPFLKLAMIDEAKLVLVSNLATCEKPISDMYAFSGVCELTDATYKFREGQDFQFKVTGLTDNEKPEEFKILIHKGNFVIKATVRPWIPMQEQLGVPCGDVTNGTTVCITGYRNHIHMYVRPLDTLGLARYTFIMETVAKCAETSPFLKEPSIGQSVLALSADGYYYRAYVIKLEEDRAHVMYHDLGRREYVDRKKLKIFPDYLKKLGYCLSKIRLQGIPKDIPPLMPIIKLLDYLLENEVPLICTYDGLPDTEGVYLKYRNGESVNNIICNCLEPGRV, from the exons atggcATCGAATAAATGCAACAAAGTCACTAATGTCGAAGTTCAAAATATGATGAATGCGTCAACATCCGGAGTAATTCGACTAAATCCTAATCGAAATCCAAATATCTCAACTATTGCAAAAGTTGATGATGAAACTGTGGTTTCTTCAGATTTATTCGCTTACAATCCagcaaaatattctttctgcAGAGAAAAGAGTATAgttaatattctaaaaattggAGAATCGGGTGCCCTGGAATTTCTGTCAGAAATAAGGAGTGGTGTATATAGTATTGCAATATGGCCTAAGAGTGCAGACTCCGCTTATGAGAAGTTATTGGATCAATTAGATTTGGTGATCCCGGAAGCTACACAGTGGAAAAATCGTAG accAAATATAGGAGATTTTGTATTTGGTCAAAAGCTGGACGGAGATTGGGTTAGGGGATATGTTATATGTGTGCTACCATTCCTAAAACTGGCTATGATCGACGAAGCTAAATTAGTGCTAGTTAGTAACCTTGCTACATGCGAAAAACCCATTTCAGATATGTATGCATTTAGTGGAGTATGTGAATTAACTGATGCTACATATAAATTTAGG GAAGGTcaagattttcaatttaaagtaACAGGCCTAACAGATAACGAGAAACCAGAggaattcaaaatattaattcataaaggAAATTTTGTGATAAAGGCTACTGTAAGGCCTTGGATTCCAATGCAGGAACAATTGGGAGTACCATGTGGTGATGTGACTAATGGAACTACA GTATGCATTACTGGTTATCGaaatcatatacatatgtacgttcGTCCCTTAGATACTCTAGGTTTGGCACGATATACCTTTATTATGGAAACTGTTGCAAAATGCGCTGAAACAT cTCCATTTTTGAAAGAACCATCTATTGGGCAGTCGGTATTAGCACTGTCTGCTGACGGCTATTATTATCGTGCATATGTTATTAAGTTAGAAGAAGATAGAGCGCATGTTATGTACCATGATCTTGGTCGTAGAGAATATGTAGATAGGAAGAAACTTAAGATTTTTCCTGATTATTTGAAGAAG cTTGGATATTGTTTATCAAAAATCCGTCTACAAGGTATTCCTAAAGATATCCCACCGTTAATGCCAATAATTAAACTTCTGGACTACCTACTGGAAAATGAAGTTCCTCTGATATGTACATATGATGGTCTACCTGACACAGAAGGTGTATATCTGAAATATCGTAACGGAGAAAgcgttaataatattatatgtaactGTCTCGAGCCGGGTCGTGTGTAA
- the LOC122575899 gene encoding uncharacterized protein LOC122575899 produces the protein SDLFAYDPAKYSFCREKSIVNILKIGESGGIQFLSEIRKGVYSISIWPEYLRSDYDNLLDQLELAIPETSQWKNRRPNIGDFVFGQRVHGRWLRGYVTCVLPTLKIAMVDEAELESVNNLATCEKHLADMYAYSAICELTDATHAFEVDREFKFKVTGRTDNEKPDEFEILIHRENLQLKATVKPWIPMPEQLGVPCGDLNYETTVCITGYRNHLYIYVRPLDTLGLARYNFIMETVAKCAETSPFLKALSLGQSVLALSADGNYYRAYVTNLEEERAHVMYHDLGRGEYVDRKKLKIFPEFLKKLGYCMSKIRLHGIPKDIPPVMSIIEILDNLVENKVPLILTYGGVPSTEGVYLKYPDGETVNNMICKCLEPYRV, from the exons TCAGATTTGTTCGCTTACGATCCagcaaaatattctttctgcAGAGAAAAAAGTATAGtcaatattctaaaaattggAGAATCCGGTGGCATCCAATTTCTTTCAGAAATAAGGAAGGGCGTATATAGTATTTCAATATGGCCTGAATATCTACGCTCtgattatgataatttattggATCAATTGGAGCTAGCAATCCCAGAAACTTCACAATGGAAAAATCGTAG acCAAATATAGGAGATTTTGTATTTGGTCAAAGGGTGCATGGACGTTGGCTTAGGGGATATGTTACATGTGTCCTACCAACCTTAAAGATAGCTATGGTCGACGAAGCTGAATTAGAGAGTGTTAATAACCTTGCTACATGTGAAAAACATCTTGCagatatgtatgcatatagTGCAATATGTGAATTAACTGATGCTACACATGCATTTGAA GTAGATAGAGagtttaaatttaaagtaacAGGCCGAACAGATAATGAGAAACCAgacgaatttgaaatattaattcatagaGAAAATTTACAGTTAAAAGCTACTGTAAAGCCTTGGATTCCAATGCCAGAACAATTGGGAGTACCGTGTGGTGATCTGAATTATGAAACTACA GTATGCATTACTGGTTATCGAAATCATTTATATATCTACGTTCGTCCCTTAGATACTCTAGGTTTGGCacgatataactttattatGGAAACTGTTGCAAAATGCGCTGAAACAT cTCCATTTTTGAAAGCACTATCCCTTGGGCAATCAGTATTAGCACTGTCTGCTGATGGCAATTATTATCGCGCATATGTTACTAATCTAGAAGAAGAGAGAGCGCATGTTATGTACCATGATCTTGGTCGTGGAGAATATGTAGATAGGAAGAAACTTAAGATTTTTCCTGAATTTTTGAAGAAG CTTGGATATTGTATGTCAAAAATCCGTCTACATGGTATTCCTAAAGATATCCCCCCGGTAATGtcaataattgaaattctgGACAACCTAGTGGAAAATAAAGTTCCTCTGATATTAACATATGGTGGTGTACCTAGCACAGAAGGTGTATATCTAAAATATCCTGATGGAGAAACCGTTAATAACATGATATGTAAATGTCTCGAGCCGTATCGTGTGTAA